The genomic DNA TCAGGAGCGTGCCGAACTCGCGGTAGCGCTCGACCATCGCCGCTCGCGTCTCCCAGTCCTCCGTCGGGAACTCGCTCGCGGGGGGGATGTCGGTCTCCCGGTCCGGGATGTTGTCCTGCGTGGCGACGTGGAACCCGGCGTCGCGGAACGCCTCGCGGTACCGGTCCCGGGACCAGCGGGTCATGTCGATGGATATCCCGTCCTGCCAGTGGTGCGTGTGCTCGCTCTCCTCGTAGTAGTTCACCGCACAGTGGAAGGTCCCGCCGGGACGGAGGACGCGCCGGAGTTCCCGGAGTGCCGCGTGGGGGTCGCGGGCGTAGTAGAACGCCTCCATGGAGAAGCAGTGGTCGAGCGTGTCGTCCTCGAAGGGCAGGTGCTCGAAGTCCCCGCGGACGAACGCGACACGGTCGCGGAGCGAGGCGTCGGTGTACGACCGGGCGTTGCGGACCATCTCCGGGGCGCCGTCGAGGCCGTACGCGCGGCCGGCGTCCCGGGTCTCGACGAGCGCGCGGGCGGCGTAGCCGGAGCCACAGCCGAGGTCGAGGACGGCGTCGCCCGGTTCGACCGGCATCCGCGCGAGGACGTGCTTCGCGGTGTGCCAGTGGCGCTCCTCCATGCCGCGGTCGCGTCCATCGGCCGCCCAGGCGTCGAACTCCTCGCGAACGCTCATACCGGCTCCGGGCGTCGCGGGGTGAAAACGGGCGTGGTCCGTCGGCGCGCGTCGCGTGGTGCTCCTCCGTCCGGGAGCGTTTTATCGCCCGGCGTTCAGCACCGTGGCATGGTCGGCCCCTCGCGACGGTTCAAGACCGCGGACATCGCCCAGCAGCTGGTCGGTGGATTCCTGCTCGCGGGTCCGTTCGTCGTCACCGCGGAGGTGTGGGAGCTGGCCGCCAGCATGAGCATCTTCCAGGCGCTCGTGACCGTCGGCATCGTCTTCGCCATCGGGTACGGCGCCCTCTACAAGGCCGAGGACCGCGACCCCGACCGCGAGCGGGAGGTCGGTGGCGTTCCGTTGCGCTTCGTCTCGCTGATGGCCATCTCCTTCGGCTCCGTGCTGGTCCTGGCGCTGGCGTTCGGCGCCCCCGAGACGTTCCTCACAGGACTGGGGGTCCCGACCAGCGAGTGGCCGCAGGTCACCGCCTACGCCGTCAGCATCGGCGCCATCTTCAGCGTGGTCGGGGCGGCGACAGCCGACTCCGTCTTCTAACGCACCTTTTTCGCCTCGGGTTCCGCGCCGGAGGCGCGGAACCGCTCGGCCAAAAAATCTGCACCAAAAAACCGACACTCGGGCGCTTCGCGCCCTCGTGTCGGTGGAAACGGCCTCTCTACGCTCGGCCGTATGCAGGTGACTGTTGCCGTTCCCATGGCACGCCGTTCCCGACTGTCTCGCCTGCGATGTCTGACACTCGTCCCGTCAGACGCGCTTCCCTCGTGCGGTTTTCACTTTCACTGCGGCAGGCGGGCGTTTATGCACCGTCGCGGCATCCCTCCGAGTGCACACACGCTCCCTTGCTCCCGGGGTGGTCGGGGCGGTCCCCGCTCCGCTTCCCCGAGGCACTCACCGCTCGCCAGCGACGGCGCTGCGGCGTCGGGCGAAGCTACAACATCCGCGACCCGGTAGCGCCGCGTATGCTCGACATCGAGGACGTGCGAGCGGCCCGTGACCGCATCGAGGACGTGGTCCGGCGGACGCCGCTCGACCACTCGCACACCTTCTCCCAGCGGACCGGCGCAGAGGTCCATCTCAAACTGGAGAACTTCCAGCG from Haloglomus litoreum includes the following:
- a CDS encoding class I SAM-dependent methyltransferase, producing MSVREEFDAWAADGRDRGMEERHWHTAKHVLARMPVEPGDAVLDLGCGSGYAARALVETRDAGRAYGLDGAPEMVRNARSYTDASLRDRVAFVRGDFEHLPFEDDTLDHCFSMEAFYYARDPHAALRELRRVLRPGGTFHCAVNYYEESEHTHHWQDGISIDMTRWSRDRYREAFRDAGFHVATQDNIPDRETDIPPASEFPTEDWETRAAMVERYREFGTLLTVGVAPA
- a CDS encoding DUF2391 family protein, with product MVGPSRRFKTADIAQQLVGGFLLAGPFVVTAEVWELAASMSIFQALVTVGIVFAIGYGALYKAEDRDPDREREVGGVPLRFVSLMAISFGSVLVLALAFGAPETFLTGLGVPTSEWPQVTAYAVSIGAIFSVVGAATADSVF